The following are encoded together in the Pseudoalteromonas shioyasakiensis genome:
- a CDS encoding ExeA family protein, translating into MYLSYFGLSEKPFSIAPNPEYLFLSERHKEALAHLTYGLGEAGGFVLLTGEVGTGKTTLTRSLQEQLPENTQVAQIHNPALSQLELLASICDELKIEYDSTNATLKTLTDVIKKHLEANNQAGGHTILIIDEAQLLAPDVLEQLRLLTNIETDHKKLLQIVLVGQPELQELLKRTELRQLAQRITARYHLLPLTEGQVFAYVKHRLFKAGTEQALFSGDALKAIYQVTQGVPRLINLLCERCLVGAFSQQKLSIDSELVMRSAAEALPPTSTPVAVANKEPSYVWLYPVSFLAVLGMGIGLSYLI; encoded by the coding sequence GTGTATTTAAGCTATTTTGGCTTGTCAGAAAAACCCTTTTCGATTGCCCCAAATCCTGAGTATTTATTTCTTAGTGAGCGCCATAAAGAGGCATTAGCGCACCTTACCTATGGATTAGGTGAAGCGGGTGGCTTCGTTTTGTTAACAGGCGAAGTGGGTACAGGTAAAACAACACTAACAAGAAGTCTGCAAGAGCAATTACCTGAAAACACCCAAGTGGCACAAATTCATAATCCGGCTTTGTCACAGCTTGAATTGCTTGCCAGTATTTGTGACGAATTAAAGATTGAGTATGACAGTACTAATGCGACTCTGAAGACCCTTACTGACGTGATTAAAAAGCACCTTGAGGCAAATAATCAAGCGGGCGGTCATACCATCTTAATTATTGATGAAGCACAATTACTCGCACCTGATGTGCTAGAGCAGCTGCGCTTGTTAACCAATATCGAAACAGATCATAAAAAGCTGCTGCAAATTGTATTAGTAGGGCAACCTGAGCTTCAAGAACTACTAAAACGCACTGAATTAAGACAACTTGCCCAGCGTATTACTGCGCGTTATCACTTATTACCACTCACCGAAGGACAAGTGTTTGCCTATGTTAAGCACCGTTTATTTAAAGCGGGCACAGAGCAAGCATTGTTCTCAGGGGATGCGTTAAAAGCGATTTATCAGGTTACTCAAGGCGTACCAAGATTGATCAATTTATTATGTGAGCGCTGTTTAGTGGGAGCTTTTTCACAGCAAAAATTGAGTATCGACAGTGAGCTTGTGATGCGCTCAGCCGCAGAAGCACTGCCGCCAACCAGCACTCCTGTTGCTGTAGCAAATAAAGAGCCGAGTTATGTTTGGCTCTACCCAGTTTCATTTTTAGCCGTATTAGGAATGGGTATTGGTTTATCCTACCTAATATAA